The Candidatus Krumholzibacteriia bacterium genome window below encodes:
- a CDS encoding radical SAM protein produces the protein MRIEEIFYSIQGEGTRRGRPCTFVRLAGCPLRCVWCDTAYAFGAGTERSVDAVLDEVRAHPTPLVCVTGGEPLAQESVHDLMTRLCDEGFEVVLETSGALDARGVDQRVVRILDLKGPGSGEVARNHTETFDALRPTDEVKIVVADRDDYEWAKGRIAELRLAERVAVVLLSPVWGDLDPAELAAWMLDDGLPATLQLQEHKILWPGVERGV, from the coding sequence ATGCGCATCGAAGAGATCTTCTACAGCATCCAGGGCGAGGGAACACGCCGCGGGCGGCCGTGCACGTTCGTGCGCCTGGCGGGGTGTCCATTGCGGTGCGTGTGGTGCGACACGGCCTACGCCTTCGGGGCGGGGACGGAGCGCTCGGTCGACGCGGTGCTCGACGAGGTGCGCGCGCATCCGACACCGCTGGTGTGCGTCACCGGCGGCGAGCCGCTGGCGCAGGAATCGGTGCACGATCTCATGACCCGACTGTGCGACGAGGGCTTCGAGGTGGTGCTCGAGACGAGCGGCGCGCTCGACGCGCGCGGGGTCGACCAACGGGTGGTGCGCATCCTCGATCTGAAAGGCCCGGGGAGCGGCGAGGTCGCGCGCAACCACACCGAGACCTTCGACGCGCTGCGGCCGACCGACGAAGTCAAGATCGTCGTGGCGGACCGCGACGACTACGAATGGGCGAAGGGACGGATCGCCGAACTCCGGTTGGCCGAACGGGTCGCCGTCGTCCTGCTGAGTCCGGTGTGGGGCGATCTCGATCCGGCCGAACTCGCGGCGTGGATGCTCGACGACGGCCTGCCGGCCACGCTGCAGTTGCAGGAACACAAGATCCTCTGGCCGGGCGTGGAACGCGGGGTATGA
- a CDS encoding nucleotidyl transferase AbiEii/AbiGii toxin family protein, with protein MTAFQTWLGRLLAGNRSEDSHLAGGAALLSSPNTLRYSHDLDFFHDSEERVASAFAADRTTLVEAGCSVEEEISQPGYVRAIVRRADDTTKIEWSHDSSWRFMPVIHSADFGYQLHPVDVATNKVLALAGRDEPRDLLDVMHLHESELPLGALVWAASGKDPGFSPLSLLELLRRRGRVREEDLARLHLLEPIDLRRLKSSWLQALDEAEDFVRSRPPQEAGCLYFDPQTRRFVQPGPDGETVPHFGRPGGVLPRLLDGK; from the coding sequence TTGACCGCGTTCCAGACCTGGCTCGGGCGTCTGCTCGCCGGGAATCGGAGCGAGGACAGCCACCTTGCCGGAGGGGCCGCGCTCCTCTCTTCGCCAAACACTCTGCGGTACAGTCATGACCTCGACTTCTTCCACGACAGCGAGGAGCGCGTCGCCTCTGCCTTCGCCGCGGATCGTACGACGCTCGTCGAAGCCGGTTGCAGCGTCGAGGAAGAGATCAGCCAGCCCGGCTACGTGCGCGCGATCGTGCGTCGAGCTGACGACACGACCAAGATCGAGTGGTCGCACGATTCGTCGTGGCGCTTCATGCCGGTGATCCACAGCGCGGATTTCGGGTACCAGCTCCATCCGGTCGACGTGGCCACGAACAAGGTGCTGGCTCTCGCCGGTCGCGACGAACCTCGCGACCTTCTCGACGTGATGCACCTTCACGAGTCCGAACTCCCGCTGGGCGCACTCGTCTGGGCCGCCTCGGGGAAGGACCCTGGATTCTCACCGCTGTCGCTCCTCGAACTCCTCCGTCGCCGGGGCAGGGTGCGCGAAGAGGACCTGGCCCGGCTGCACCTGTTGGAGCCGATCGATCTGCGCCGACTGAAGTCCTCGTGGTTGCAGGCACTGGACGAGGCGGAGGACTTCGTGCGATCCCGACCACCGCAGGAGGCGGGTTGCCTGTACTTCGATCCGCAGACCCGTCGGTTCGTGCAGCCGGGGCCGGACGGCGAGACCGTCCCGCACTTCGGGCGCCCGGGTGGCGTGCTTCCGCGGCTGCTCGACGGGAAGTGA